ATCTTCTGACCAAGGCGCCGCCGCGCAAAACCACTGACAAGGTCACGGCCGAGGCGTTGGAGCAGAACGCCCGCATGCTTGAATCCGTGCTCGATGATTTCGGCGTCAAGGGCGAGATCACGGCGGTGCGGCCCGGACCCGTGGTGACGCTTTATGAACTTGAACCCGCGCCCGGCACCAAGTCGGCGCGGGTCATCGGGCTTGCTCATGACATTGCCCGCTCCATGTCGGCGGTGTCGGCGCGCGTGGCGGTGGTGCCGGGGCGGAACGCCATCGGCATCGAACTGCCCAACAGCACCCGCGAGACCGTTTATCTGCGCGAGCTGTTGGATACCCAGGCTTACGAGGATGCGAGCGCCCGGTTGCTGCTGGCCCTTGGCAAGGACATCGGCGGCGAGCCGGCCTTTGCCGATCTCGCCACCATGCCGCATTCGCTGGTGGCCGGAACCACCGGCTCGGGCAAATCGGTGGCGATCAACGCCATGATCCTGTCGCTGCTTTACCGGCTGACACCGGCGGAATGCCGTCTGATCATGGTCGATCCGAAGATGCTCGAACTGTCGGTCTATGACGGCATTCCGCATTTGCTGACGCCGGTCGTGACCGACCCGAGGAAAGCCGTCGTCGCGCTCAAATGGGCGGTGCGGGAGATGGAGGACCGGTATAGGTCCATGTCCAAGCTCGGCGTGCGCAATCTGAAGGCCTATAACAAGCGCGTGGCTGAAGCGGCGGAATCAGGCGAGGTTCTGAAGCGCCGGGTGCAGACCGGTTTCAACCGCGAAACCGGCGAGCCGGTTTATGAGGAAGAACTGCTGGACCCGAAGCCGTTGCCGATGATCGTGGTGATCGTCGACGAAATGGCCGATCTCATGCTGGTGGCGGGCAAGGATATCGAAGGTGCTGTGCAGCGGCTGGCCCAGATGGCCCGGGCCGCCGGGATTCATCTCATCATGGCGACACAGCGGCCATCGGTCGATGTCATCACCGGCACCATCAAGGCCAATTTCCCGACCCGCATGAGCTTTCAGGTGACATCGAAAATCGACAGCCGCACCATTCTCGGCGAGCAGGGGGCGGAACAGCTTCTTGGTCAGGGCGATATGCTTTATATGGCGGGCGGCGGACGCATCACCCGCGTGCACGGACCCTTCGTGTCCGATGGCGAGGTCGAGGAGGTGGTCAATTACCTCAAGGCCCAGGGCGCGCCGGAATATCTCGAAGACATCACCGAAGAACCGGAAGAGGGCGGCTTTGACGCCATGATGCTCGGCACCGGTGAGGACCCGGGGGAGGACCTCTATGACCGTGCGGTGGCCATCGTCGCCCGTGACCGCAAGGCCTCAACAAGCTATATCCAGCGCCAACTGCAGATCGGCTATAACCGCGCCGCCAACCTCATCGAACGCATGGAACGCGAAGGCGTCGTCAGCACCGCAAACCACGCCGGCAAGCGGGAAATCCTGATCGGGGACCACGGCTAACGACCGAGTGTGGCATCGCATTGGTCGGGCCTTTCGTGGGACGAGACTGGATTGCTTCGGCTTCGCCTCGCAATGACGGAGTGGGGGGCACGGTCATCGGCCCCAGTCGTCATCGCGAGCCGCGTTAGCGGCGCGGCGATTCTGGTTGGGGTTTTTAGTTGGTGGGGCTGGACTGCAGCGGTGCGCAACGCAATGACGGGGTGGGGGAGGCCTATTCGCATAAGCCTCATTTTTGTCTCAATCGGCGCTTAGGAGTCTTGTCCTGAGAGTCGGGGGGCTTAGAGGGATTGAACTTGTCTAATATCATTCGCGGTGTGTCGCGCGTTATGTCTCGGAAATTCATGCTTGGTGCGGGTGTCATTGCCGCACTGGCGGCTTTGCCTGTGGTTGGCCTGGCCATTGGTGGGCCGGGCCCGAGTCCGAAGCCCGTGGCGGTGGAGCAGGCGGCGCCGAAAGACGACATCGATCGTGTGGAGCGCTATCTCGAGGACATTCAGTCCCTGAGCGCCAATTTCATTCAGCAGGCGCCCGATGGCAGCGTCACCGAAGGCAAGCTGACCCTATTGCGGCCGGGCAAGCTCAGGTTTGAATATCAGCCAGAGGTGCCGCTTCTGGTGGTATCCGATGGCACGACGCTGACTTTTGTCGATTACAGCATCAAGCAGGTGACGCGCTGGCCCATTTCCGACACCCCGCTTGGGGTGCTGGTGGCGAAGACCATCGATCTGCGCGGCGGCAAGCTGCAAACCACGGCGACTCGGGACCCGGGTGGGCTTCTCAAGGTCAAAGTGATCGATCCGAAACGCAAGGATCAGGGCTTCATCACCCTGTTGTTTGAAAATCAGCCGCTCACGCTCAAGGCCTGGGAAGTGACCGACCCGCAGGGTCTGCAAACTCGGGTGACCCTGCTTGACGCCGTCTATAATACGGATGTCAGTGGTAAATCCTTCACATTCAAGGACCCGCGCAACATGCCCCTTAATCGGAAGGGCGGTCGCTAGGCGCACGTTTGTCCGGCCTTCACGATATTGTGATGGCCGGTCGGCGTCACGAAAGGGCCGTTGCCTTGATTGTGCCATGCCGGTCCCCAATATAGATCGGTAGCGACTGATACACCGGACGGACAGTTCCCCCCTGATGTCTCGTCCCGTCAGTCGCTGTGACGCAGGTTTTGTCCCCTTTTGCCTGCGTCGACCGCATATCGGACATATGCGACGTTGGCGCCCGGTCAGTCAGCCCCTGGCCGGGCGCTTTTTCTTTGGGGATTGGCTTTCCCCGCGCCGCAGCGTAAAACTCTCGAAAATCCGTTCAGAAATCAAGTGCCATAGTTGTGGTGTATCGAGAGTAATGGTCATGGCTTCCGTTCGTCTTGTCAGCTGGAATGTTAATTCCCTGCGGTCGCGCTTCGACCATATTGAGCGGCTGTTGACGGCCGAAAATCCCGATATTCTCTGCATGCAGGAAACCAAGGTCGAGGACGGTCTGTTCCCCGCCGACTGGTTCCGCGAGCGTGGTTATGAGCATCTGCATTTCGCCGGACAGAAAAGCTATCACGGCGTGGCCATCGTCTCGCGCCTGCCGCTGGACCCGCTCGACGGCAATCATTTCGGCGGCGCGGCCCATGCCCGTCACGTGGCGGCGCGGCTGCCGCAGGATGTGG
The sequence above is drawn from the Govania unica genome and encodes:
- a CDS encoding FtsK/SpoIIIE family DNA translocase, whose product is MARAAAKSRKKKPLLPENVTVFLRRRLVEGAGVFLWLLFVAGFLALISYSSNDPGWNNATNVMPVNWLGVPGAYVADLLLQTLGLGALLLILPLLPWGLRILTHRGLPLIGAQLVALPVAVLFLVMALTLLPTPGLWPVDAGFGGSLGFVLMNLLEGVVSRLGLGLYPWIYGSLIGIIGLLVYLFALDLTRSEWAAIGRVMARIMKIFAATLATITRGAAHFWPKPKFPSRSQLKAKADRMAALKPDLKLTRKEPALGKAGDAVAVLPDEPEEDEDLSPRVEDAPRIVKPGKRAERERQPTLDFGPTGEFRLPPLDLLTKAPPRKTTDKVTAEALEQNARMLESVLDDFGVKGEITAVRPGPVVTLYELEPAPGTKSARVIGLAHDIARSMSAVSARVAVVPGRNAIGIELPNSTRETVYLRELLDTQAYEDASARLLLALGKDIGGEPAFADLATMPHSLVAGTTGSGKSVAINAMILSLLYRLTPAECRLIMVDPKMLELSVYDGIPHLLTPVVTDPRKAVVALKWAVREMEDRYRSMSKLGVRNLKAYNKRVAEAAESGEVLKRRVQTGFNRETGEPVYEEELLDPKPLPMIVVIVDEMADLMLVAGKDIEGAVQRLAQMARAAGIHLIMATQRPSVDVITGTIKANFPTRMSFQVTSKIDSRTILGEQGAEQLLGQGDMLYMAGGGRITRVHGPFVSDGEVEEVVNYLKAQGAPEYLEDITEEPEEGGFDAMMLGTGEDPGEDLYDRAVAIVARDRKASTSYIQRQLQIGYNRAANLIERMEREGVVSTANHAGKREILIGDHG
- a CDS encoding LolA family protein; the protein is MSNIIRGVSRVMSRKFMLGAGVIAALAALPVVGLAIGGPGPSPKPVAVEQAAPKDDIDRVERYLEDIQSLSANFIQQAPDGSVTEGKLTLLRPGKLRFEYQPEVPLLVVSDGTTLTFVDYSIKQVTRWPISDTPLGVLVAKTIDLRGGKLQTTATRDPGGLLKVKVIDPKRKDQGFITLLFENQPLTLKAWEVTDPQGLQTRVTLLDAVYNTDVSGKSFTFKDPRNMPLNRKGGR